One genomic region from Rosa rugosa chromosome 1, drRosRugo1.1, whole genome shotgun sequence encodes:
- the LOC133732175 gene encoding F-box/kelch-repeat protein At3g06240-like, protein MEDRGQNVDLPPEIIYEILSRLPVKPLYRFKCVSKPWRPLISHPDFVANYSKAIENKDVFFRRRRLLFTLYDPPKRLYSLNLDQFLNENHNVDVDSLVATPTELDFVYNHIPTGQLGWIPFVHCSCYGLFLSLVASEGCYSVSLINPVTKESKTLEKAPIERSERVTRYPRHLYGLGFDYSTNEYKVIHVRDYHHGTGFCVYTLQTDSWRQIDPLFPYNLLPYDGILVNGGVHWLVTKVADNSLVIMSFLLAEEEVREIALPPNATSSIRLVAFRNWLCITPESPKNDEVTFNEFWIMKEYGVRESWTKMQVSIPFHRLSHSGFWTETYDLMVFDDSLVMYNFDDGTFWNLSIGNTSENHFGTVGIYLESLPSLNRSRTTRPKEDESTQ, encoded by the coding sequence ATGGAAGACCGTGGCCAAAACGTCGACCTTCCACCCGAGATCATATATGAGATTCTTTCAAGGTTACCAGTGAAACCCTTGTACCGTTTCAAGTGTGTATCAAAGCCATGGCGGCCTCTAATCTCCCATCCTGATTTCGTCGCAAACTATTCCAAAGCCATTGAGAATAAGGACGTCTTCTTCAGAAGACGGCGCCTCCTTTTTACTCTTTATGACCCGCCAAAACGGCTATACTCTTTGAATCTTGACCAGTTTCTCAATGAGAATCATAATGTTGACGTTGATAGTTTAGTAGCAACGCCCACTGAGCTCGACTTTGTTTACAATCATATTCCAACAGGTCAACTGGGTTGGATTCCCTTTGTCCATTGTTCCTGCTATGGCTTGTTCTTGTCCCTTGTAGCTTCTGAAGGGTGTTACAGCGTCAGTTTGATTAACCCTGTAACCAAGGAATCGAAGACACTAGAAAAGGCACCAATAGAGAGATCAGAACGAGTGACGCGCTACCCTCGGCACTTATATGGACTTGGATTTGATTACTCCACTAACGAATACAAGGTAATTCACGTGCGGGATTATCATCATGGAACTGGTTTTTGTGTCTATACATTGCAGACTGATTCTTGGCGACAGATTGACCCCTTATTTCCTTACAACCTTTTACCTTATGATGGGATCCTGGTGAATGGTGGTGTTCATTGGTTGGTGACTAAGGTTGCAGATAACTCGTTGGTGATTATGTCTTTTCTTTTAGCAGAGGAGGAGGTTAGAGAAATTGCACTACCGCCCAATGCCACTAGTTCAATTCGACTAGTGGCGTTCAGAAATTGGCTATGTATAACACCAGAATCACCAAAGAATGATGAAGTAACATTTAATGAGTTTTGGATCATGAAGGAATACGGAGTGAGGGAGTCTTGGACTAAAATGCAGGTCTCCATCCCATTTCACCGGTTATCACATTCTGGCTTTTGGACAGAAACTTATGATTTGATGGTGTTTGATGATTCGTTAGTTATGTACAATTTTGATGATGGAACATTCTGGAATCTATCAATTGGTAATACTAGCGAAAATCACTTTGGTACCGTTGGGATCTATTTGGAGAGCCTACCTTCACTCAATCGATCAAGAACAACAAGACCTAAGGAAGATGAATCCACTCAGTGA
- the LOC133727057 gene encoding uncharacterized protein LOC133727057 has protein sequence MGEVVKSTRDAKAESVDILAAEQKKEEKNKAREERKKAVEEKKRRQKEKEEKQERDRCLQQANELRRLLQGVTSNMGQHQTNSQTQAPNALAKANAAPVPVASVNSVPTGASKKSGINGHSQSQTPSAPVKANVTPAPAPAALAKAAPISTTDASKRSNITGYSQSQSSITLINGHSQSQTPRAPVKVNVNPAALAKAAPISTTDVSRKSDVSGHSQSQAPNAPVKRAVTPAPVTLAKTMLTSTTDASKNSALQSQAAQNAPVKVALTPAKVALTPVRVAPTKSQNAPVKVTPTPAKVALTPVRVAPTKLVPVSKIDAPKMSEISHHQHQPAPVTFVSSITASTT, from the coding sequence ATGGGGGAAGTCGTCAAATCTACTAGGGATGCAAAAGCAGAGTCTGTCGACATTCTAGCAGCAGAGCaaaagaaggaggagaagaacaaggcgagagaggagaggaagaaggcagttgaggagaagaaaaggaggcagaaggagaaggaagagaagcAGGAGAGGGATCGCTGCCTTCAACAAGCGAATGAACTCAGAAGGCTACTTCAAGGAGTTACTTCTAATATGGGTCAACATCAAACAAATTCGCAGACCCAAGCCCCGAATGCTCTTGCCAAAGCTAATGCAGCTCCTGTTCCTGTTGCTTCGGTGAACTCGGTGCCAACTGGTGCTTCTAAGAAGTCTGGTATCAATGGTCATTCGCAATCTCAAACCCCGAGTGCTCCTGTGAAGGCTAATGTAACTCCTGCTCCTGCTCCTGCGGCTTTGGCAAAGGCTGCTCCAATTAGTACTACTGATGCCTCTAAAAGGTCTAATATCACTGGATACTCGCAGTCCCAAAGCTCGATTACTCTTATCAATGGTCATTCGCAGTCTCAGACCCCGAGGGCTCCTGTCAAGGTTAATGTAAATCCTGCTGCTTTGGCCAAGGCAGCACCAATTAGTACCACTGATGTCTCTAGAAAGTCTGATGTCAGTGGCCATTCGCAGTCCCAAGCCCCAAATGCTCCTGTCAAACGTGCTGTAACTCCTGCTCCTGTAACTTTGGCAAAAACAATGCTAACTAGTACTACTGATGCCTCTAAAAATTCAGCTTTGCAGTCTCAGGCGGCGCAGAATGCTCCAGTCAAAGTAGCTCTAACTCCGGCCAAAGTAGCTCTAACTCCTGTTCGTGTTGCTCCTACAAAGTCGCAGAATGCTCCAGTCAAAGTAACTCCAACTCCGGCCAAAGTAGCTCTTACTCCTGTTCGTGTTGCTCCTACAAAGTTGGTGCCAGTTAGTAAGATTGATGCCCCTAAAATGTCTGAAATCAGTCACCATCAACATCAACCGGCTCCTGTAACATTTGTCTCCAGTATTACTGCTAGTACTACAT
- the LOC133712648 gene encoding probable secreted beta-glucosidase adg3, which yields MLHRSFKPAKCKTALKLAVSRIKLLKNKKDAQVKQIKRELAQLLESGQYRTARIRVEHVVREEKLRAAYELIEIYCELVAARLPMVESQKNCPIDLKEAVSSVIFASPRCADVPELMDIRKHFTAKYGKEFVSAAVELRPDSGVSRMLIEKLSTKSPDGPTKMKILAAIAEEHNVKWDPEAFEEKPPEDLLNGPNTFGMASMDSAPPPPTHDVRGPPNVQVPPNSMASKAHVEPPSGPPPPDQPPIAQVPRRNYEYHNGPVNSNEQNARSSPHLEDSASTNVSANKATTSAKFHPETTSSETRSSRMEMHVFPGDESSSGRQNWNMQFKDAASAAQAAAESAELAGMAARAAAELSRQYSSEMHNKSNQSASVPTNSSSMNNDHLGNSLQTADRYPQKKSPERHDILDKASMKRQSGNSEDMHATEMQTAIKPENISYFGDIRSEKKSSRTSSPSNSSVGSDHQEDVLKEDDHINYFADLGTGKQSIRSSSPSHSGHLSNNHENFASVSGEGSFVSDVNIHQSTIGMNSEGNAPLVFDDSGSDDDNYKGQESSLFFSSPARNSFPSASLDPWSFEQKRDEVPFKSVSPLRSSSVQHSLPIFSEGLTGSTVPSEPNDFVPVTFDASDGPSSDSEEELDTSMLVLSKDSKFYHEKTVQSINSGKSQSASHRSLASSSSDEVHPERTQGIEYSVFSDKRFDDDELPGSEPSPRLKKSGLDTSAKDDLPQTVKDSEECSCVSDTDNELLAFGVLKGGLRNKGYRHPPYNRNPSGNDFLGKQITQETPTVRTSDVSHTSIEEPYSRKGSTKLNKEQSTKTPVTHVTPDDDSSEDELSHETLSSSRQDLYNQKSVSRVVHDDSSEDEFSHETLSNSRQDLSHHKSVSQGKTSSTSAFFFNSEDSEAEEDVPRKISTTIARPSSKFSRRTQPSSSNSVRSSSIRTTAVPDAPRTSDYGKSSSRSSNDAETLPEPSRSQDWQRPIEQTSSYSIPESKKTGTSVNGNSSSRSSYATKTLPSASSQTKRSERLASQEWRRPVEQAAPKPIPESKRSSRVETSNSFAREESSNTPMTVRSERTEATETSKSSGSKSFGREQSSNPPKIERSESSESSKSSGFKSFARDQSSNLPAKVVRSQRTDPSKFSPPKSFTRDQTSNPPRKIVRSESAETPKSSSSVGKASHVHPKLPDSDDLFAKFTALKQNRQ from the exons ATGCTTCACAGGAGCTTCAAGCCCGCCAAATG CAAAACGGCGTTGAAGCTTGCCGTTTCGAGAATCAAGCTGTTGAAGAATAAGAAAGATGCCCAGGTGAAGCAGATAAAGAGGGAATTGGCCCAATTGCTGGAGAGTGGTCAGTACAGGACTGCTAGGATTCGG GTTGAACATGTGGTGAGGGAAGAGAAGTTGAGGGCAGCGTATGAACTTATCGAGATATATTGCGAACTTGTTGCAGCACGATTGCCTATGGTTGAATCGCAGAA AAACTGCCCAATTGATCTGAAGGAAGCAGTATCAAGTGTAATTTTTGCATCTCCTAGATGTGCGGACGTACCAGAACTCATGGACATCCGCAAGCACTTCACAGCAAAATATGGAAAGGAGTTCGTctctgcagctgttgaactgcGGCCGGATAGTGGTGTAAGCCGCATG TTAATAGAGAAATTATCTACCAAATCACCTGATGGCCCTACCAAGATGAAAATTTTGGCTGCAATTGCAGAGGAACATAATGTCAAATGGGATCCCGAGGCATTTGAAGAGAAGCCTCCTGAGGACCTGCTG AACGGACCAAATACGTTTGGAATGGCCAGTATGGATTCTGCTCCACCTCCACCTACTCATGATGTCAGGGGACCTCCTAATGTCCAAGTTCCGCCTAATAGCATGGCCAGTAAAGCTCATGTGGAACCTCCCTCTGGTCCACCTCCACCTGATCAACCTCCAATTGCTCAAGTTCCACGCAGAAATTATGAGTATCACAATGGACCTGTGAATTCTAATGAGCAGAATGCAAGATCATCACCTCACTTGGAGGATTCTGCTTCTACAAATGTTTCTGCCAACAAAGCAACCACATCTGCCAAATTTCATCCAGAAACGACATCTTCAG AAACCAGAAGCAGTCGAATGGAAATGCATGTATTTCCTGGGGATGAAAGTTCTTCGGGCAGGCAGAATTGGAATATGCAATTTAAGGATGCTGCATCTGCAGCACAGGCAGCTGCTGAATCAGCAGAACTAGCAGGCATGGCAGCCAGAGCAGCTGCAGAACTCTCGAGGCAATATTCATCTGAAATGCACAATAAAAGTAATCAGTCAGCCTCTGTGCCAACTAATTCAAGTTCCATGAACAATGACCATTTGGGGAATAGTCTCCAGACGGCAGATCGATATCCTCAAAAGAAGTCACCTGAACGTCATGACATTTTAGATAAGGCGAGCATGAAGAGACAGTCTGGTAATTCTGAGGATATGCATGCAACTGAGATGCAAACTGCTATCAAACCTGAGAATATTTCTTATTTTGGAGATATAAGATCTGAAAAGAAATCTAGCAGGACTTCCTCCCCATCTAATTCAAGTGTTGGTAGCGATCATCAGGAAGATGTTTTGAAAGAGGATGATCATATTAATTACTTTGCAGATCTGGGTACTGGAAAACAATCTATCCGGTCTTCCTCTCCTTCTCATTCGGGACATTTGAGTAACAATCACGAAAATTTCGCTAGTGTTTCTGGTGAGGGTTCTTTTGTTAGTGATGTTAACATCCATCAAAGCACAATTGGAATGAATTCTGAGGGAAATGCTCCTCTGGTTTTTGATGATTCTGGTTCAGACGATGATAATTACAAGGGACAAGAATCaagtttgtttttttcttctcctgCTAGAAATTCATTTCCTTCAGCTAGTTTAGATCCTTGGAGCTTTGAGCAAAAGAGAGATGAGGTACCATTCAAGTCCGTTTCACCATTACGTTCTTCATCAGTGCAGCACTCCCTTCCCATCTTTTCTGAAGGTTTGACAGGTTCTACAGTCCCTTCGGAACCAAATGACTTCGTGCCTGTTACTTTTGATGCTTCAGATGGCCCAAGTTCAGACAGTGAGGAGGAGTTGGACACGTCTATGCTTGTCCTGAGCAAAGATTCTAAATTTTATCATGAGAAGACTGTTCAATCCATAAATTCGGGAAAGAGCCAGAGTGCAAGCCACAGGTCATTAGCATCTTCATCCTCTGATGAGGTACATCCTGAGAGAACCCAGGGAATTGAATATAGTGTTTTCTCAGATAAAAggtttgatgatgatgaattgCCCGGTAGTGAACCATCTCCAAGGCTGAAAAAATCAGGATTAGATACAAGTGCCAAGGATGATTTACCTCAAACAGTGAAAGACAGTGAGGAATGTAGTTGTGTAAGTGATACTGACAATGAGTTGTTGGCCTTTGGGGTCTTGAAAGGTGGCCTTCGGAACAAGGGTTATAGGCATCCACCATATAATCGGAATCCATCAGGCAATGATTTTTTGGGCAAACAAATTACTCAAGAGACTCCAACAGTCAGGACTTCCGATGTTTCTCATACGTCTATTGAAGAGCCATATAGCCGGAAAGGGAGCACTAAGCTAAATAAGGAACAAAGCACTAAAACCCCAGTCACACATGTCACTCCTGATGATGATTCTTCAGAGGATGAACTCTCACATGAAACTCTAAGCAGTAGTCGCCAAGACCTGTACAATCAGAAATCGGTCTCTCGAGTAGTACATGATGATTCTTCAGAGGATGAATTCTCACATGAAACTCTTAGCAATAGTCGCCAAGACCTGTCCCATCATAAATCGGTATCCCAAGGAAAGACAAGCTCAACGTCTGCATTTTTCTTTAATTCAGAGGATAGTGAGGCTGAGGAAGATGTTCCTAGAAAGATTTCCACCACCATTGCTCGTCCAAGTTCAAAATTTTCTAGAAGGACACAACCCTCTTCTTCAAATTCTGTTAGAAGTTCTAGCATAAGGACAACAGCTGTTCCTGATGCACCAAGGACTTCAGACTATGGAAAATCCTCTTCAAGAAGTTCCAATGACGCTGAAACTCTACCAGAGCCCTCAAGAAGTCAGGATTGGCAGAGACCTATAGAACAAACAAGTTCTTATTCAATTCCAGAATCCAAGAAGACTGGGACATCAGTCAATGGAAATTCCTCCTCAAGAAGTTCTTATGCCACTAAAACTCTACCAAGTGCCTCATCCCAGACCAAGCGCTCAGAACGTTTGGCTAGTCAGGAGTGGCGTAGACCAGTAGAACAAGCAGCACCTAAACCAATACCAGAATCTAAGAGGTCCTCGCGTGTGGAGACTTCAAACTCATTTGCAAGGGAGGAATCATCCAATACTCCAATGACTGTAAGATCAGAGAGAACTGAAGCTACTGAAACTTCGAAGTCCTCGGGTTCAAAGTCATTTGGAAGAGAACAATCATCTAATCCTCCAAAGATTGAAAGATCAGAAAGCAGCGAAAGTTCAAAGTCCTCGGGTTTTAAGTCATTTGCAAGAGACCAATCGTCCAATCTTCCTGCAAAGGTTGTAAGATCACAGAGAACTGACCCTTCAAAGTTCTCTCCTCCAAAGTCATTTACAAGGGACCAAACTTCCAATCCTCCTCGAAAGATTGTAAGATCAGAGAGCGCTGAAACTCCGAAGTCCTCTTCTTCAGTGGGGAAGGCTTCTCATGTCCACCCGAAGCTTCCCGACTCTGATGACTTGTTTGCCAAGTTTACAGCCCTCAAGCAGAATCGACAATAG